From the genome of Nocardia sp. NBC_01503, one region includes:
- a CDS encoding HIT family protein: protein MSGCIFCRIVGGDAPATKIFEDDILVAFLDIRPITRGHTLVIPKSHATDLDELNPALGAQLFAFGHRLAKAVRRSELGADGANLVINDGKAAFQTVHHVHLHVVPRWKGDTLTFAKGFVLRRPHDRERTAAAIRAGLDRLADEEKETTA from the coding sequence GTGAGCGGCTGCATCTTCTGCCGGATCGTAGGGGGCGACGCACCCGCGACCAAGATCTTCGAGGACGACATCCTCGTGGCGTTTCTGGACATAAGGCCCATAACTCGGGGTCACACGCTGGTGATTCCCAAAAGCCACGCCACTGATCTGGATGAACTGAATCCCGCCCTCGGCGCCCAGCTCTTCGCCTTCGGCCATCGGCTGGCAAAGGCCGTGCGTCGCAGCGAACTCGGCGCGGATGGCGCGAACCTGGTCATCAATGACGGGAAAGCCGCCTTCCAAACCGTGCACCACGTACACCTGCACGTGGTCCCGCGCTGGAAGGGTGACACCCTGACCTTCGCCAAGGGATTCGTACTGCGTCGCCCGCACGACCGGGAGCGCACCGCAGCCGCCATCCGAGCCGGACTGGACCGGCTCGCCGACGAGGAGAAGGAGACCACCGCATGA
- a CDS encoding maleylpyruvate isomerase family mycothiol-dependent enzyme has product MTDTVPDRAEITAALSDQWDALTRLVDGLPEERIRMSSALPGWTVFDVLAHIIGTESMLAGEPTPDLDVAGEHIRNEIGALNEKWIESLRPLAGSQLVERFLQVTGGRSKTLEGLSPEAWAQPVPSPVGMTPYGRFMRIRLFDCWMHELDIADGLGVTVHEGGGRAEIAFAELVFGLGRAVVKGGGAPEGARITFELTGPVRRTLHIAVVGGRASLVEKLDGPADVVLTMGSGLFARLRGGRTTADAHLGEFTIAGDTELGNRLVRGLTFTI; this is encoded by the coding sequence ATGACCGACACGGTGCCGGACCGCGCGGAGATCACCGCCGCCTTGTCCGACCAGTGGGACGCACTCACCCGACTAGTGGACGGACTGCCCGAAGAGCGCATTCGTATGTCCTCGGCGCTGCCCGGCTGGACCGTGTTCGATGTGCTCGCACACATCATCGGCACCGAATCCATGCTGGCGGGGGAGCCGACGCCGGATCTGGACGTCGCGGGCGAGCACATTCGCAATGAGATCGGCGCACTCAATGAGAAGTGGATCGAATCGCTGCGCCCGCTCGCCGGATCCCAACTGGTGGAACGCTTCCTGCAGGTGACCGGCGGGCGATCGAAGACGCTCGAAGGTCTGAGCCCCGAGGCGTGGGCACAGCCGGTGCCGTCACCGGTGGGTATGACGCCCTACGGCCGGTTCATGCGAATCCGCCTCTTCGACTGCTGGATGCATGAGCTCGATATCGCCGACGGACTCGGCGTCACCGTCCACGAGGGCGGCGGTCGTGCCGAAATCGCCTTCGCCGAACTGGTTTTCGGCCTCGGCCGCGCGGTGGTGAAGGGTGGCGGCGCGCCCGAGGGCGCGCGTATCACCTTCGAGCTCACCGGTCCGGTGCGGCGAACACTGCATATCGCGGTGGTCGGCGGCCGGGCGAGCCTGGTCGAAAAACTGGATGGCCCGGCCGATGTCGTGCTCACCATGGGTTCCGGGCTCTTCGCCCGGCTGCGCGGCGGCCGCACCACGGCGGACGCGCATCTCGGCGAATTCACCATTGCCGGCGATACCGAACTGGGCAACCGCCTGGTCCGCGGCCTGACGTTCACCATCTGA